One Nitrospirota bacterium genomic region harbors:
- the rpsL gene encoding 30S ribosomal protein S12 has protein sequence MPTINQLVRHGRKLTHDKTKSPALTRCPQRRGVCIRVYTTTPKKPNSALRKVARVRLTNGMEITTYIPGEGHNLQEHSIVLVRGGRVKDLPGVRYHIVRGTLDAVGVTNRKQGRSKYGAKRPK, from the coding sequence ATGCCAACCATCAACCAGTTGGTGCGGCACGGCAGAAAGCTGACGCACGACAAGACCAAGAGCCCCGCGCTCACGCGCTGCCCGCAGCGGCGAGGGGTCTGCATCCGGGTCTACACGACCACGCCCAAGAAGCCGAACTCGGCTCTTCGGAAGGTCGCGCGCGTGCGGCTCACCAACGGGATGGAGATCACGACCTACATTCCTGGCGAGGGCCACAACCTGCAGGAGCACTCGATCGTGCTCGTGCGCGGCGGCCGCGTCAAGGACCTGCCGGGCGTGCGGTACCACATCGTGCGCGGCACGCTGGACGCGGTGGGGGTGACCAACCGGAAGCAGGGCCGGTCCAAGTATGGAGCCAAGCGCCCCAAGTAA
- the rpoC gene encoding DNA-directed RNA polymerase subunit beta' — MEGIYTLFEKPRDSVSFDAMRIRIASPEKIRSWSYGEVKKPETINYRSFKPEKDGLFCAKIFGPIKDWECNCGKYKRMKHRGIVCDKCGVEVIQSKVRRERMGHIELAAPVAHIWFLKGVPSRIGILLDMSLKHLEKILYFESYVVVDPGETDLRDKQILTEEELRKKQEEHGASAFKAGIGAEAIRELLRQIDINDLWDDLHAKAKSSTSAAQKKKYAKRLKVIEAFRKSGNKPEWMVMDVIPVLPPELRPLVPLDGGRFATSDLNDLYRRVINRNNRLKRLIELKAPGVIIRNEMRMLQEAVDALFDNGRRGRAIRGPNKRPLKSLSDMLKGKQGRFRQNLLGKRVDYSGRSVIVVGPELRLHQCGLPKKMALELFKPFIFHKLEERGAATTIKSAKRLVEKERPEVWDVLDEVIREHPVLLNRAPTLHRLGIQAFDPVLVEGKAIRLHPLVCAAFNADFDGDQMAVHVPLSVEAQIEARVLMMSINNILSPANGKPIAVPSQDMVLGCYWLTKERAGAKGEGKVFASPEEVRIAYDAKEVEEHARIKVRIDGSLVSTTVGRVLLGEILPPSLPFASANQLMTKKEMTKLIDAVYRQAGHKETVVLLDRIKDIGFTYATKAGVSICIDDMHIPAKKEDLIGRAQREVNEIEKQYNEGLITNGERYNKVIDIWAHVTEQVAGEMMKELGAGGDPKAPEAFNPIFMMADSGARGSSQQIRQLGGMRGLMAKPSGEIIETPITANFREGLTVLQYFISTHGARKGLADTALKTANSGYLTRRLVDISQDVIVSEEDCGTGDGIVVTALVEGGEVIQPIEERILGRLAAEDIRDPVTGEIIVKANEEVDEERAKSIVEAGVDRVKIRSVLTCQARRGVCVKCYGRDLARGRLVEKGEPVGVIAAQSIGEPGTQLTMRTFHIGGTASKVVEQTVLEAKHVGVIRFMSFDAKKNADVHNSGIAVRNKEGEWVVMNRNAKIAIYDETGREREKYAVVYGAKIKVKEGDRVEIGQRLVEWDPYSLLILTDAGGRVAYGDIKEGETMKEEFDEVTGLSRKVIIEHGGTALRPRISIKETGGKGGTVARYLLPVGAHILVDKDSTVHPGDVLAKIPRETTKTKDITGGLPRVAELFEARKPKEQAVISEIDGEVSYGGFVKGMRKVLVNNKMGDEKEYFIPKGKHVNVHEGDWVRAGEPLMDGSANPHDILDVLGPKELQKYLVDEVQDVYRLQGVSINDKHIEIIVRQMLRKVRIEDPGDTEFLPGSQVNKFVFEDENERVLAKGGRPAVGKPVLLGITKAALTTDSFVSAASFQETTRVLTEAAINGREDQLLGLKENVIVGRLIPAGTGFDVYRDTFVISPKKEAPAAAIPGESVALTQEGQPAEPQPAGE, encoded by the coding sequence TTGGAAGGCATTTACACACTCTTCGAGAAGCCGCGCGACTCCGTCTCGTTCGATGCGATGCGGATCCGCATTGCCTCGCCGGAGAAGATCCGGTCCTGGTCCTACGGGGAGGTCAAGAAGCCGGAGACGATCAACTACCGGTCGTTCAAACCCGAAAAGGACGGGCTGTTCTGCGCCAAGATCTTCGGGCCGATCAAGGACTGGGAGTGCAACTGCGGCAAGTACAAGCGGATGAAGCACCGCGGGATCGTCTGCGATAAGTGCGGGGTGGAGGTCATTCAGTCCAAGGTGCGTCGGGAGCGGATGGGCCACATCGAGCTGGCGGCTCCCGTGGCCCACATTTGGTTTCTGAAGGGGGTGCCCAGCCGCATCGGCATCCTGCTGGACATGAGCCTCAAGCACCTGGAGAAGATTCTCTATTTCGAGAGTTACGTGGTGGTCGATCCGGGCGAGACCGACCTGCGCGACAAGCAGATCCTGACGGAAGAGGAGCTCCGCAAGAAGCAGGAGGAGCACGGGGCCAGCGCCTTCAAGGCCGGCATCGGAGCGGAAGCGATCCGGGAGCTGCTGCGGCAGATCGACATCAACGATCTGTGGGACGATCTGCACGCCAAGGCGAAGAGCTCCACTTCGGCGGCGCAAAAGAAGAAATACGCCAAGCGGCTGAAGGTGATCGAAGCCTTCCGCAAATCCGGGAACAAGCCCGAGTGGATGGTCATGGACGTGATCCCGGTCCTTCCGCCGGAGCTGCGCCCGCTGGTCCCGCTCGACGGGGGCCGGTTCGCCACGTCGGATCTGAACGACCTCTACCGCCGGGTCATCAACCGGAACAACCGGCTCAAGCGCCTGATCGAGTTGAAAGCGCCGGGCGTGATCATCCGCAACGAGATGCGGATGCTCCAGGAGGCGGTGGACGCGCTGTTCGACAACGGCCGCCGCGGACGCGCTATCCGCGGGCCCAACAAGCGGCCGCTCAAATCCCTCAGCGACATGCTGAAAGGCAAACAGGGCCGCTTCCGTCAGAACCTGCTCGGGAAGCGGGTGGACTACTCCGGCCGGTCGGTCATCGTGGTCGGACCGGAGCTGCGCCTGCACCAGTGCGGCCTGCCCAAGAAGATGGCCCTCGAGCTGTTCAAGCCGTTCATCTTCCACAAGCTGGAGGAGCGCGGTGCGGCAACCACGATCAAGAGCGCCAAGCGGCTCGTCGAGAAGGAACGGCCGGAGGTGTGGGACGTGCTCGACGAGGTCATCCGCGAGCATCCGGTCCTGCTGAACCGGGCCCCCACGCTGCACCGGCTGGGTATCCAGGCCTTCGATCCCGTGCTGGTCGAGGGCAAGGCCATCCGCCTGCACCCGCTGGTTTGCGCGGCCTTCAACGCGGACTTCGACGGAGACCAGATGGCGGTTCACGTGCCGCTGTCCGTGGAAGCGCAGATCGAAGCGCGCGTGCTCATGATGTCGATCAACAACATCCTCTCCCCGGCAAACGGCAAGCCGATCGCGGTGCCGTCGCAGGACATGGTGCTGGGTTGCTACTGGCTGACCAAGGAGCGGGCCGGGGCCAAGGGCGAGGGCAAGGTCTTCGCATCACCGGAAGAGGTTCGAATCGCCTATGATGCGAAGGAGGTCGAGGAGCACGCGCGGATCAAGGTCCGGATCGACGGCTCGTTGGTCTCCACGACGGTCGGGCGGGTGCTGTTGGGCGAGATTCTCCCGCCCTCGCTCCCGTTCGCTTCCGCGAACCAGCTGATGACGAAGAAAGAAATGACGAAGCTGATCGACGCGGTCTACCGGCAGGCGGGCCACAAGGAGACCGTCGTGCTGCTGGACCGGATCAAGGACATCGGCTTCACCTATGCGACCAAGGCGGGCGTGTCGATCTGCATCGACGACATGCACATCCCGGCGAAGAAGGAGGACCTGATCGGCCGGGCGCAGCGCGAGGTCAACGAGATCGAAAAGCAGTACAACGAGGGCCTCATCACCAACGGCGAGCGCTACAACAAGGTCATCGACATCTGGGCGCACGTGACCGAGCAGGTGGCGGGCGAGATGATGAAGGAGCTCGGGGCGGGCGGCGATCCCAAGGCGCCGGAGGCCTTCAACCCGATCTTCATGATGGCGGACTCCGGGGCCCGCGGTAGCTCCCAGCAGATCCGGCAGTTGGGCGGAATGCGGGGCCTGATGGCCAAGCCGTCCGGCGAGATCATCGAAACCCCGATCACGGCCAATTTCCGCGAGGGGTTGACCGTGCTGCAGTACTTCATCTCCACGCACGGCGCCCGCAAGGGTCTGGCCGACACGGCGCTCAAGACCGCGAACTCCGGCTACCTGACGCGGCGGCTCGTGGACATCTCGCAGGACGTCATCGTCAGCGAGGAGGACTGCGGGACCGGCGACGGCATCGTGGTCACCGCGCTGGTGGAAGGCGGCGAGGTGATCCAGCCCATCGAGGAGCGCATCCTCGGCCGGCTGGCCGCCGAGGACATCCGGGACCCGGTGACCGGCGAGATCATCGTCAAGGCCAACGAAGAGGTCGACGAGGAGCGGGCCAAGAGCATCGTGGAGGCCGGCGTGGACCGGGTGAAAATCCGGTCGGTGCTCACTTGCCAGGCCCGGCGCGGAGTCTGCGTCAAGTGCTATGGGCGGGATCTGGCGCGGGGACGACTGGTGGAGAAGGGCGAGCCGGTCGGCGTCATCGCCGCCCAGTCCATCGGCGAGCCGGGCACGCAGTTGACGATGCGGACCTTCCACATCGGCGGCACCGCCAGCAAGGTGGTGGAGCAGACGGTGCTCGAGGCGAAGCACGTGGGCGTGATTCGTTTCATGAGTTTCGATGCGAAGAAGAACGCGGACGTTCACAACAGCGGGATCGCGGTCCGGAACAAGGAAGGCGAATGGGTCGTGATGAACCGGAACGCCAAGATCGCGATCTACGACGAGACGGGACGGGAGCGCGAGAAGTACGCGGTCGTCTATGGGGCCAAGATCAAGGTGAAGGAAGGGGACCGCGTCGAGATCGGCCAGAGGCTCGTGGAGTGGGATCCCTACTCGCTGCTGATCCTCACGGACGCCGGCGGGAGGGTCGCCTACGGCGACATCAAAGAAGGCGAGACCATGAAGGAGGAGTTCGACGAGGTCACGGGCCTCTCGCGCAAGGTCATCATCGAGCACGGCGGCACCGCGCTGCGCCCGCGCATCTCGATCAAAGAGACGGGCGGCAAGGGCGGGACGGTGGCCCGGTATCTCCTGCCCGTCGGTGCGCACATCCTCGTCGACAAAGATTCGACGGTGCATCCGGGGGATGTGCTGGCCAAGATCCCGCGCGAGACGACCAAGACCAAGGACATCACCGGCGGTCTGCCCCGGGTGGCGGAGCTCTTCGAAGCCCGGAAGCCCAAGGAGCAGGCGGTCATCAGCGAGATCGACGGCGAAGTGTCTTACGGCGGGTTCGTCAAGGGTATGCGCAAGGTGCTCGTCAACAACAAGATGGGCGACGAGAAGGAATACTTCATCCCCAAGGGCAAGCACGTGAACGTGCACGAGGGCGACTGGGTGCGGGCCGGCGAGCCCTTGATGGACGGGTCGGCCAATCCCCACGACATTCTAGACGTGCTCGGCCCCAAGGAGCTGCAGAAGTATCTGGTTGACGAGGTGCAGGACGTGTACCGGTTGCAGGGTGTCTCGATCAACGACAAGCACATCGAGATCATCGTGCGGCAGATGCTCCGCAAGGTCCGTATCGAGGACCCGGGCGATACCGAGTTCCTGCCGGGCAGCCAGGTGAACAAGTTCGTGTTCGAGGATGAGAACGAGCGTGTGTTGGCCAAGGGCGGCCGGCCTGCGGTCGGGAAGCCGGTGCTGCTCGGCATCACCAAGGCGGCGCTGACGACGGACAGCTTCGTCTCGGCGGCTTCGTTCCAGGAGACGACGCGCGTGCTGACCGAGGCTGCGATCAACGGGCGCGAGGATCAGCTGCTGGGACTGAAGGAAAACGTGATCGTGGGACGGCTGATCCCGGCCGGGACCGGTTTCGATGTGTACCGTGACACGTTCGTCATCAGCCCGAAGAAGGAGGCGCCGGCAGCGGCCATCCCGGGCGAGTCCGTGGCGCTGACCCAGGAGGGCCAGCCGGCGGAGCCTCAGCCGGCTGGCGAATGA